CCGCCATCCACTTTGTCTGTAATAAATAATCTCCAATTAAATGTCCGATAAACAAGAATTCAAACGGCGTCATAGCGACCTCCCTCTATCAGTTCGTCAGTTCAATTGCCCTGACCATATGATTCCAATGATCTGTCACCCATATGCGTTCATCGAAAACGGCGACACTGTAGGGGCCATCAAACAAGGCTTCTTCAACGGAACCGTCTTTCAAACCGTGTACACCATGACCTGCAACAGGGATCACTTCATCATCCGTAATCAACCGGATCCGGTGATTATAGGTGTCTGCAACAAGAATGGCATCGTCCGCCAGGACTTCAACGCTTCGTGGGAAATTGAACTTCGCTTCAGCTGTTGGTCCGTCTTCGATTCCAGGTGCAATATAGTCAGCCCCCGGAATCAGATCCTCTCCCGTTCCGGCTATCGTTGTTACTTCTCCTCCACCTGTCACCTGACGGATCCGCTGGTTGCCGGAATCAGCCACAATGATGTTTTCCCCCGAGACCGCAAGGCCAAAAGGCTCGTTAAATCCTGCTTCTTCTCCTTGACCATCAACAAAACGTCCGACTTCCCGTCCGTCTTCCTGCTCATAATCCCCACCGGCCAGGACTGTCATGTCACCGGAAGAGAGATCGATTTGCTGGATACGGTGACTCCCTGCATCAGACACGATCAAATTTTCTTCCATAATGACAAGAGATGTCGGGTATTCCAGATCCTCTCTCAATGTTTCCACATTACCATCCTCATCAATACTTCGGATGGCACCGTTTTCAGCATCTGCCACATAGACGGTATCGGATTCTTCATCGAAGATAAGTCCGAGGGGTGTGTCAAATCGGGCATCTTCACTCGCTCCATCTTTGAAACCACCTTCAGGTTCACCATAATCATCATAAATCTCATAGCCACCTGCAAAAGTTTCCGATTGACCGGACATGGACACATAACGAATCAGATGATTGCCGGAATCTGCAACCAGGAACCCTTCATCAAATGGGATGATATCAGCCGGATGATTAAACTGCGTCTCTTCAGAATTACCATCAGCATAACCCATTCCATTAAGACCGCTAAAGGATGCGATGGCACCTATGCTCAAATCCAAAGCTGAATCCTCCTGTCCATCCTGGACCTCATCAGATTCTTCCGGGCTGTTATCATTGGGTTCAAGATTTTCTTCAGCATCATCATTATCTGATCCGAAGCAGCCGGATACGATCATCAGACCCGTCAACGGAATAAGCCATTTTTTTATCAGCATCCGACATCGCCTCCTTCTGTTTCATCGACAGCCCCATCAGTTTGAGCAGGAGAGAAAATTCCTTTAGTCATTCTCATCATCCTCTCCTGCTTCTTCGTCATCTTCATTGTCCTGTTCTTCATCACGGATTTCTTCCTGATCGATGTTTTCGTCACTTTCTTTTTCTTCCTCTTCATTTTTCTCTAATTTATTTTGCTCCGTATTTTCTTCTTTTTCTTTATCAAACTCTTTATCAACTGCAGTATCCTCTTTTTTCGTATCTTCCGGACTTGCTTCTTCCTCTTGACTCTTGTCTTTAGAATTGTCTTTTTCTTCAGTCACTTCATCAGAGCTGGAATCATTCTCTGTCTTCACATCTTCAAAATCCGTTTCTTCGGTATATTCATCGTCCTTTTTTACCTGCTCTTGCTCAGATGAGTTATCGGCTTTATCTTTTTTCAATTCCGATTCTTCAACTGATGAAACATCTGCCGGTTTTTGATCAGAATCCTCAACTTCCAACTCTTCATCAACAGATTCTTGATTTTCTTGGTCAGTAATTCCTGCATCCACGAAACTGAATGTTTGGGGTTCAAAGTCAATGTCCTGTTCTGTCGTAAAGTCGAAGACTTCCGTCTCACTGAACTCGCCGTTTCGGGCAATGAGTTCGACCTGGTACATCGTCCCTGGTGTCAAGTCATTAATGAATATCGTGTCACCTTCAAAGGTGACATTGTCTTCACTTACTTCTTCCCCAGTATCCAGATTCTCCACCCGGACATTGAAAGCATCAGTCTGATACGTCTCGGTCAATTCCAAGTCCGCAGTCACTGACGTGATGCTGCTGTTATCCATATCATAGTTGAAGCTGGAAAATAAGATCAGCTCCGGTGTCTCAATCTCTGATTCAACCCGCAGTTGTTCGCCGGAATAGCCTCTTAAGGAAAATTCTGTATCTTCATTAAATTCTCTTTCAAATGAAAGCCAAGTGCCGCTTTCAGTCAGGTTATCCGACTCACGCTCGTCATCGATATACAGATACAGCTCGTCATAGTCCACCTCATCCGTGATATCCGACCAGTCCAGCCACACGCTCATGTCATAAGCAATCACCGTGTCCAGGAAGTCGATTGTTTCCACAGGCGGTGCGTCTGTCGTAAAGTCGAAGACTTCCGTCTCACTGAACTCGCCATTTCGGGCAATGAGTTCCACCTCGTACATCGTTTCCGGTGTCAGGCCATTGATGGATAGTGTATCGCCGTCAAAGTTGAAGTTGTCCTCACTTATTTCTTCGCCGTCCACTTCCGTGACCGTCACATCAAACGCTTCCGGTGAATAGCTTTCATTCAGGATCAGTTCTGCCGTATCTGATGTGATATTGCCTTCTTCCGAGTCATAGGTGAAGCTCCCCGGGAAGATGATCTGTGGCGTTTCGATCTCCGATTCGACTCTCAATTGTTCGCCGCTGTACCCTTTCAGCACAAAGGAGGTGTCTTCGTTGAACTCCCGTTCAATCGGGAGCCATGCCCCGCTCTCTGTCAGATCCTCCGTCTCACGCTCGTCATCGATATACAGATACAGTTCGTCATAGTCCGCCTCATCCGTGATATCCGACCAGTCCACCCAGAAGCTCATGTCATAGGCAATGACTGTATCGAGGAAGTCGATTGTCTCCACAGGTGGTGCGTCTGTCGTAAAGTCGAAGACTTCCGTCTCACTGAACTCGCCATTTCGGGCAATGAGTTCCACCTCGTACATCGTTTCAGGTGTCAGACCATTGATGGATAGTGTATCTCCCTCAAAGTTGAAGTTGTCCTCACTTATTTCTTCGCCGCCGACTTCCGTGACGGTGACATCAAACGCTTCAGGCGGGTACGTTTCATTCAGGATCAGACCTGCCGTTTCCGTATTGATTGAGCTGTTTATCATGTCATAGCCGAAACTGCCCCAGAAGATGATTTCCGGTGTCGCCATTTCCGACTCTATCCTCTGCCGCTCGCCAGTGTACCCCTTCAGCACAAAGGAGGTGTCTTCGTTGAACTCCCGTTCAATCGGGAACCATGCCCCGCTCTCTGTCAAATCCTCCGTTTCACGCTCGTCATCGATATACAGATACAGTTCGTCATAGTCCGCCTCATCCGTGATATCCGACCAGTCCAGCCACACGCTCATGTCATAGGCAATGACTGTATCGAGGTAGCCGATTGTTTCCACAGGCGGTGCGTCTGTCGTAAAGTCGAAGACTTCCGTCTCAGTAAACTCGTCATTTCGGGCAATGAGTTCCACCTGGTACATCGTTTCCGCTTCCAGATTATTAACAGATACCGTGTCGCCGTCAAAGCTGACGTTATCTTCATTTACTTCGCTGCCGTCCATGTCTGATACACGAACATCAAACGCCTCCGGCGAATAGCTTTCATTCAGGATCAGTTCTGCCGTATCCGACGTGATCGTGCTGTTCTCCTCGTCGTAGCCGAACTCGCCCGGGAAGATGATCTGTGGCGTTTCGACCTCCGATTCGACTCTCAGCTGGTCGCCGCTGTATCCTTTCAGCACAAAGGAGGTATCTTCGTTGAACTCCCGTTCAATCGGGAGCCACGTTCCGCTCTCCGTCAGATCATCCGACTCACGCTCGTCATCGATATACAGATACAGCTCGTCAAAGTCCGCCTCATCCGTGATATCCGACCAGTCCAGCCACACGCTCATGTCATAGGCAATGACTGTATCGAGGAAGTCGATTGTCTCCACAGGCGGTGCGTCTGTTGTAAAGTCGAAGACTTCCGTCTCACTGAACTCGCCATTTCGGGCAATGAGTTCCACCTGGTACATCGTTTCCGCTTCCAGATTATTAACAGATACCGTGTCGCCGTCAAAGCTGACGTTATCTTCATTTACTTCGCTGCCGTCCATGTCTGATACACGAACATCAAACGCCTCCGGCGAATAGCTTTCATTCAGGATCAGTTCTGCCGTATCCGACGTGATCGTGCTGTTCTCCTCGTCGTAGCCGAACTCGCCCGGGAAGATGATCTGTGGCGTTTCGACCTCCGATTCGACTCTCAATTGTTCGCCGGTGTACCCTTTCAGCACAAAGGAGGTGTCTTCGTTGAACTCCCGTTCAATCGGGAGCCACGTGCCGCTCTCTGTCAGGTCCTCCGTCTCACGCTCGTCATCGATATACAGATACAGCTCGTCATAGTCCGCCTCATCCGTGATATCCGACCAGTCCAGCCACACGCTCATGTCATAGGCAATCACCGTGTCCAGGAAGTCGATTGTCTCCACAGGCGGTGTGTCTGTCGTAAAGTCGAAGACTTCCGTCTCAGTAAACTCGCCATTTCGGGCAATGAGTTCCACCTGGTACATCGTTTCCGCTTCCAGATTATTAACAGATACCGTGTCGCCGTCAAAGCTGAGGTTATCTTCATTTACTTCGCTGCCGTCCATGTCTGATACACGAACATCAAACGCCTCCGGCGAATAGCTTTCATTCAGGATCAGTTCTGCCGTATCCGACGTGATCGTGCTGTTCTCCTCGTCGTAGCCGAACTCGCCCGGGAAGATGATCTGTGGCGTTTCGACCTCCGATTCGACTCTCAATTGTTCGCCGGTGTACCCTTTCAGCACAAAGGAGGTGTCTTCGTTGAACTCCCGTTCAATCGGAAGCCACGTGCCGCTCTCTGTCAGGTTCTCCGTCTCACGCTCGTCATCGATATACAGATACAGTTCGTCATAGTCCGCCTCGTCTGTGATATCTGACCAGTCCAGCCACACGCTCATGTCATAGGCGATCACTGTATTCAGGAAGTCAAAAACGCCAGCAAAAGGGTCTTCTTCTTCGGGAGGATCAGGTTCGCTCGTTTCATCTTCCTCTTCTGTAGATTCAGGATCAGAAGTTTCCTCATCTTCATCCGGATCCGTTACAAATGCTGGTTCGTCTTCCTCTTCTTCTTCATCTTCCGGTGAAGGTGCAACAGGTTGTGTTGGCACCGTTGCAGCTGAAGGAGCCGGTGATGTTGGCTCAGCTGGATCTGGTGACGATCCCTCTGGTGATGCAGGTTGTGTATCTGAAGGACCTTCTGTTTCTTCAGCTGTTCCCTGTAATTCAAATTCCTCAGGACGTCTGCGTTGTTCTTCAAAACGTGAATCGATCTCTTCATCAGTCAATCCCAAATCCCGAAGGCGATTCAGAGTATCACTCACCCGTTCACGGGTTCGATTGGACCTATCCAACGATTCCTCACGCATTTCTTCCAGACGCTCATTTCGTTGTTCGATACGTTCGGATATTTCAGTCACTCTCTCAGTAGAATCCAGTCGGTCAACCATTTGGTTAAATACTTCCGACAGATTATAACTTCTTAACCTCTCATCCAACGATTCAAACAATCCGTCAATGTCAGCTTCGTCCAGGTCCCGCTCCATATCTGTTTCCCGGGTCGTTTCGATGATATCAAAGATCGCATCAGTGACCATGAGATCACCCATATCGTCGGTCATTTCATTGATATCAGGATCATTACCTTCGTTTAATTTTTCGTCCTCAACGGATTGACTATGACTCTCTATAGGTCCGATTTCCTGAACAGGGTCTTCCTCATCTGTCGGGATCAGCCGGTTCATGGAAACTTCTACACTTCCGTCAATAACAGTCGTGTCAGATGCCGATTCTTCGGGGGCATGCGTCGAGTAATAAAGTGTCCCCCGAACACCCATGACGGTCGTTGGTGTTTCCACATCATAAGAGTCATCAATATTCATGACCCGCTTCACTTTATTCCAGACTTTCCCTGTCCACAGTTTAACCGTTGACTGTTCCCCATCATCTTCCTGTTTGGCAGTAACCATCACCTTTGAATGATGGTCGATCGTTGTTGCGTCCTCAGAATCAAATTCTACCCGCAGGGCCCCGTCATCCGATGTTCTGATTTCATCACCATCAAAGAGGCCCATACCGTTAAAGCCTTCATACTCGGCAAGGCCGCCTCCTCTCCGTACAAACACATCCCCTTCGACTTCCGCAAGACGGGCCTGGGGTTCTGATGTTGCGGCATCAACCTGATTCAGAGGGAAAACCGGAAACATGAAGAACGAATGAAAAAGTAATGCAGATATAACGATGAGTTTACTCTTCATGCAGCGCCTCCCCCTTTGATCTTCTCTACTTGATAAACCTGAATCGACTTTTCCTTACCTTTAACCATGACCGGTTCCAATTTTGTCACATCCACATCATCTTTGATTTTTTCGTATGTTTTGTCACTGATCAGGATCTGCATGGCCTTTGCTTTAGACTCAAGCCTTGCTGCAAGATTCACATCATCACCGATTGCCGTATAATCCAGTCTGTCCTTGGAACCGACATTCCCGACAATGCACTCGCCTGAATTTATACCGATCCCAAAACCGATCTCGTAATCATATTGTTCCTTAATTTTGGCTGTCAGTGCTTCACTTTGCTTTTGTATGTCCAGCGCCGTTTTCACAGCACGGAGCGCATGATCCTCCTGGTCAATGGGCGCCCCGTAGATCGCCATGACCCCATCACCCATGAACTTATCGATCGTGCCTTCGAATTTGAAAATGGACTGGGCGCAGAGGTCGAGGTAGTCGTTTAAGATATCGATCACTTTTTCCGGATCCATTTTTTCTGAGAGGGTGGTAAAGCCCCGGATATCGATAAACATAAGCGTCACCGCTTTCTTCGTTCCACCGACTTTAATCTCTTCATTGGAATCGAGAATATCATCCACAACGTTCTGTGAGACATAGCGGCCAAAAGTATCCCGCACTCGCTTCTTCTCGAGCGTCTCCTGAATGTATTGAATGACCACCGACGACACATAAGCAAAAATGATCGCTGCAAGCGCATAGGTGAACGGCAAGAGCATTTGACTGATATCAAACCAGACGCCGACGAAAATGACGTAGCCGACTAAAAAGACGAATAACAGTCCTGTGGCCCAGCGAGCACGTACTGCTTCAAATATTGAAAAGGGCACGGCAAACATCAATCCGACAACCAGTAAGCCCACCGGAAGGGATGTCCGTTCATAATACTGCTCGTCCAGTAAACTCTGAATGATGTTGGCGTGGATCTCGACGCCGAACATCGGTATGGTATTGCTCATGGGGGTTAAGTATTCATCCTGCAGTCCTGTCGCGTATGGACCAATCAGGACGATCGACTGACTGAAATAATCTGGTGGAATCGTGCCGTCAAGGACATCCTTAAATGAGTAGACAGAAAACGTTGACTGCTGGGGAGATGAAGCATAAGAGAATCCCATGCGGCTCCAATCATCGGTCGGTATTTCACCTGCTCCCCTCAGCCAGCGGTTGCCGCCTTCGTCATATGTAATCTGTTCCCCTTCTTCTAACAACTGATTGGCAAGTACGACGCTGATCGCCGGGATCATATTGCCATCAGGCGATTCCACACCGAGGAGTCCCTGCCGGACCACCCGGTCTTCATCGGCCAGTACATTGATATGACCGGTATCATCCATGTTGTAATTTTCATAAATCGGTTCAAACATGGTACGGTATTCCAAAGCTGTTCCTGCTTCTGCCTGAAGGGAATCGAATTGAAAATAAACAGGTAAGAGGATTTCATCATGGGTCGCTAATGCTTCCTCCAACGCTTCGTCCTCTTCCTCCACAGGACTTGATTCAGCGTAAAGGACATCCACCCATACCGCTTCCGCCCCGCCATCAGCAAGGTCAGAGGTGACCTCAGCCATCACATCCCTTGGCCAGGGCCAGCGACCGACATCCTCAAGACTGTCTTCATCGATGGCCAGAATTTTAATCCGGTAATCTGTCTCCCGTTCTTCACGGAAAAAACGATCGGTGAAATTATGTTCAATGACGTAAAACGTATCTAAGTAATAAAAAACCAGTGCCAATCCTCCAATGCAAACACCGACAATCAATCGCCTGAGCATGAGCGCCCCTCCATTTCACTTCTGCCTCGCTACCTATTTTCTAAATATTCACGCTACTTAAGGTGTACTGCTCGAAAAAACGGGGAAACTGTACCCTTATTTACCACATAATTCTCATTGTACCCTATTCAGCACACCATTTGAATTGAAATGATCATTTTTTTGTTTGATAATTCATCAAAATTTGCAAAATGCTATCGGAAACATGGAATGTAACTGTCCCTTCAGCGACATCAGCATCCCTGAATAAGTCATAAAAGTACTAAGGATTGGGTCCCCGGTACTTTTAAAAAACAATTGCTATAATAATGCATCTTCCTGCGATCCAATAAATTGCCTGTTTCTATTGATCAGCTGTTCTCCCGACAGGCCGCTGCTTTCTCCTCACTCAGGTGGCATTTTTTCCATTTTCATTCAGGTTCACACGTCTTTTTGCAACCGTCTCGATCTGTTTACGTACTGCAGGGAAATCAGTCAGCATTGAATAGAAATCTTTCGAACGAAGAACAAGGCAGGTGGTCCGTTCAAGCGGCAAAATCGTTGCGTTTCGTGGTTCATCGTTCAACAGGGCAAGCTCCCCAAAATGATCCCCATCTTCCAATACGGCCACCTGATCTTCCTCTTCCACACCGCCCACTCTGACAGACACCTTCCCTCTTGCAATCAGGTAGAAGCGGTCTCCCAAATCGCCTTCATGGACAATCACTTCCCTTTCTTCATACACTTCGGTGATAAACTGACCGGCCAGCTGATACACATAGGTTTTTTCCAATGAAGAGAACAAATCGATCCGGCGCAATCGCTCCCCTTCCACGGTAGCGACCATACCATTGTCGGAAAGACTGAATCCCTGCTGTTTATTCAGAAGCTGCTGATAGAGACCCTCTGCACGCAGCAAATCGAAGTGTGTTCCCTGTTCCACCGCATGCCCATGTTCCATGACAATCACCTGATCGGCATTTTTCCCATACTGAATCCGATGCGTCAGGGAGATGACCGTGACCTCCGGAGGAAGCGACTCAATCATATGCAGGACATCCATTTCTGTCCGGGGATCCAGTGCGGACGTTGCCTCATCCAAAACAAGAAAATCCGGTTTCGCCAACAGGGCCCTGGCGAGAGCAATCCGCTGTTCTTCACCACCGGAAAGGGCCCTGACTTTTGTGTTGATCCTCGTATCCAGCCCGTCTTTCATCCGCCTGACCAGATCTCCGGCATTGGCCATATCCAGAGTTCTGTAAAGATCTTCATCCGTGCAGGTGATCTCACGATTCATGATGAGATTTTCACGGATGGTCCCTTCGATGAAATACGGTT
This Salisediminibacterium beveridgei DNA region includes the following protein-coding sequences:
- a CDS encoding NHL repeat-containing protein; this encodes MLIKKWLIPLTGLMIVSGCFGSDNDDAEENLEPNDNSPEESDEVQDGQEDSALDLSIGAIASFSGLNGMGYADGNSEETQFNHPADIIPFDEGFLVADSGNHLIRYVSMSGQSETFAGGYEIYDDYGEPEGGFKDGASEDARFDTPLGLIFDEESDTVYVADAENGAIRSIDEDGNVETLREDLEYPTSLVIMEENLIVSDAGSHRIQQIDLSSGDMTVLAGGDYEQEDGREVGRFVDGQGEEAGFNEPFGLAVSGENIIVADSGNQRIRQVTGGGEVTTIAGTGEDLIPGADYIAPGIEDGPTAEAKFNFPRSVEVLADDAILVADTYNHRIRLITDDEVIPVAGHGVHGLKDGSVEEALFDGPYSVAVFDERIWVTDHWNHMVRAIELTN
- a CDS encoding FecR domain-containing protein, whose translation is MKSKLIVISALLFHSFFMFPVFPLNQVDAATSEPQARLAEVEGDVFVRRGGGLAEYEGFNGMGLFDGDEIRTSDDGALRVEFDSEDATTIDHHSKVMVTAKQEDDGEQSTVKLWTGKVWNKVKRVMNIDDSYDVETPTTVMGVRGTLYYSTHAPEESASDTTVIDGSVEVSMNRLIPTDEEDPVQEIGPIESHSQSVEDEKLNEGNDPDINEMTDDMGDLMVTDAIFDIIETTRETDMERDLDEADIDGLFESLDERLRSYNLSEVFNQMVDRLDSTERVTEISERIEQRNERLEEMREESLDRSNRTRERVSDTLNRLRDLGLTDEEIDSRFEEQRRRPEEFELQGTAEETEGPSDTQPASPEGSSPDPAEPTSPAPSAATVPTQPVAPSPEDEEEEEDEPAFVTDPDEDEETSDPESTEEEDETSEPDPPEEEDPFAGVFDFLNTVIAYDMSVWLDWSDITDEADYDELYLYIDDERETENLTESGTWLPIEREFNEDTSFVLKGYTGEQLRVESEVETPQIIFPGEFGYDEENSTITSDTAELILNESYSPEAFDVRVSDMDGSEVNEDNLSFDGDTVSVNNLEAETMYQVELIARNGEFTETEVFDFTTDTPPVETIDFLDTVIAYDMSVWLDWSDITDEADYDELYLYIDDERETEDLTESGTWLPIEREFNEDTSFVLKGYTGEQLRVESEVETPQIIFPGEFGYDEENSTITSDTAELILNESYSPEAFDVRVSDMDGSEVNEDNVSFDGDTVSVNNLEAETMYQVELIARNGEFSETEVFDFTTDAPPVETIDFLDTVIAYDMSVWLDWSDITDEADFDELYLYIDDERESDDLTESGTWLPIEREFNEDTSFVLKGYSGDQLRVESEVETPQIIFPGEFGYDEENSTITSDTAELILNESYSPEAFDVRVSDMDGSEVNEDNVSFDGDTVSVNNLEAETMYQVELIARNDEFTETEVFDFTTDAPPVETIGYLDTVIAYDMSVWLDWSDITDEADYDELYLYIDDERETEDLTESGAWFPIEREFNEDTSFVLKGYTGERQRIESEMATPEIIFWGSFGYDMINSSINTETAGLILNETYPPEAFDVTVTEVGGEEISEDNFNFEGDTLSINGLTPETMYEVELIARNGEFSETEVFDFTTDAPPVETIDFLDTVIAYDMSFWVDWSDITDEADYDELYLYIDDERETEDLTESGAWLPIEREFNEDTSFVLKGYSGEQLRVESEIETPQIIFPGSFTYDSEEGNITSDTAELILNESYSPEAFDVTVTEVDGEEISEDNFNFDGDTLSINGLTPETMYEVELIARNGEFSETEVFDFTTDAPPVETIDFLDTVIAYDMSVWLDWSDITDEVDYDELYLYIDDERESDNLTESGTWLSFEREFNEDTEFSLRGYSGEQLRVESEIETPELILFSSFNYDMDNSSITSVTADLELTETYQTDAFNVRVENLDTGEEVSEDNVTFEGDTIFINDLTPGTMYQVELIARNGEFSETEVFDFTTEQDIDFEPQTFSFVDAGITDQENQESVDEELEVEDSDQKPADVSSVEESELKKDKADNSSEQEQVKKDDEYTEETDFEDVKTENDSSSDEVTEEKDNSKDKSQEEEASPEDTKKEDTAVDKEFDKEKEENTEQNKLEKNEEEEKESDENIDQEEIRDEEQDNEDDEEAGEDDEND
- a CDS encoding CHASE2 domain-containing protein, which produces MLRRLIVGVCIGGLALVFYYLDTFYVIEHNFTDRFFREERETDYRIKILAIDEDSLEDVGRWPWPRDVMAEVTSDLADGGAEAVWVDVLYAESSPVEEEDEALEEALATHDEILLPVYFQFDSLQAEAGTALEYRTMFEPIYENYNMDDTGHINVLADEDRVVRQGLLGVESPDGNMIPAISVVLANQLLEEGEQITYDEGGNRWLRGAGEIPTDDWSRMGFSYASSPQQSTFSVYSFKDVLDGTIPPDYFSQSIVLIGPYATGLQDEYLTPMSNTIPMFGVEIHANIIQSLLDEQYYERTSLPVGLLVVGLMFAVPFSIFEAVRARWATGLLFVFLVGYVIFVGVWFDISQMLLPFTYALAAIIFAYVSSVVIQYIQETLEKKRVRDTFGRYVSQNVVDDILDSNEEIKVGGTKKAVTLMFIDIRGFTTLSEKMDPEKVIDILNDYLDLCAQSIFKFEGTIDKFMGDGVMAIYGAPIDQEDHALRAVKTALDIQKQSEALTAKIKEQYDYEIGFGIGINSGECIVGNVGSKDRLDYTAIGDDVNLAARLESKAKAMQILISDKTYEKIKDDVDVTKLEPVMVKGKEKSIQVYQVEKIKGGGAA